In one Echinicola marina genomic region, the following are encoded:
- the secDF gene encoding protein translocase subunit SecDF — translation MQNKGIIVFLTVIVTALCLYYLSFTYVSSNVQKDAIAYATDADGNLDFAKKQSYLDSVWREPVYNFLGANYTFQEVKETELGLGLDLQGGMHVTLAVSPVEIVKGLAGNSKNEAFNAAIEEANEASKTSNEKFVDLFYSAWQEKSGGQSLNSIYATAANRGRISLETSDSEILEIIDGEIENAIERSFNILRTRIDRFGTSQPNIQRIQGTGRIQIELPGVDNQERVRSLLQGVAKLQFWKVAEINEYGDVLQRINGVLVAEAQASKKSETTVSTEEATEGDSTLTDLERQLAEGGDETDSLSSEVSPLFSLLKANYGLVYEVKDTMAINKIFKREDIQSIIPRTLTFMWSVKPREADGLDLLELHAIETPRGTEQAPLEGDVITDASQTLDESSNPAVSMSMNAEGARKWRKMTAENIGRRIAVVLDNYVYTAPNIQGEIPNGQSSITGNFTIEEAKDLANILKSGTLPAPTKIVEEAIIGPTLGKEAQAQGINSIIAGLAIVVLFMIAYYAKGGFIATAALVFNIFFILGILAQLGAALTLPGIAGIVLTIGMSIDANVLIFERIKEELAAGSGLLQAISSGYNKAFSAILDSNVTTFLTGAILYALGQGPVKGFAIVLMIGIASSFFSAVFITRVIVYWLSKKGDQSKISFATPFSKNLFSDLNIDFLSKRKVAYLVSSAIIVVGLALAAINGLKFGVDFTGGRSYVVEFNQPIVPSELKVGLDKQFDGSVEAKTYGANNVIKVTTSYLINDDSDEANSEVENKVIEGIASITGLKYIEDASQLDDSSFAIAGSSKVGATVADDIKNSSMEAMFFALVAIFLYILLRFRKWQYSLASIIALVHDTLFVVAAFAIASVFGASFEIDQVFIAAVLTVIGYSINDTVIVFDRIRENIANRGTSKLVRMFNEAINQTMSRTLITSATTLIVVIVLLIFGGEVLRGFSFALFIGVLVGTYSSIYIASPIVVDLMKKELEQEKEEAKKLA, via the coding sequence ATGCAAAACAAAGGGATCATTGTGTTCTTGACAGTGATTGTTACAGCATTATGTTTGTACTATCTGTCATTTACCTACGTATCAAGTAACGTCCAAAAGGACGCCATTGCCTATGCTACAGATGCTGATGGCAATTTGGACTTCGCAAAGAAACAATCTTACCTAGACTCTGTTTGGCGAGAGCCTGTTTATAACTTCCTAGGAGCCAATTATACTTTCCAAGAAGTAAAAGAAACCGAACTAGGGCTTGGACTTGACCTTCAGGGGGGCATGCACGTGACACTTGCTGTTTCTCCGGTGGAGATTGTAAAAGGTTTGGCTGGAAACAGCAAGAATGAAGCATTCAATGCAGCTATTGAGGAGGCCAATGAAGCTTCCAAAACTTCCAATGAGAAGTTTGTAGACCTATTCTACAGTGCTTGGCAGGAAAAGTCAGGTGGACAGTCTTTGAACAGCATTTATGCCACTGCAGCCAACAGAGGAAGAATCTCTTTGGAAACTTCAGACAGTGAGATTTTGGAGATTATCGATGGAGAGATCGAAAATGCTATCGAACGTTCTTTCAATATCTTGAGAACACGTATTGACCGTTTCGGTACTTCTCAGCCTAATATCCAGAGAATCCAGGGTACTGGCCGTATTCAAATCGAATTGCCAGGTGTGGATAACCAAGAGAGGGTAAGAAGCTTATTGCAGGGTGTGGCCAAGCTACAGTTCTGGAAAGTGGCGGAGATCAATGAATACGGAGATGTATTGCAAAGAATCAACGGCGTATTGGTAGCAGAAGCTCAGGCCAGCAAAAAGTCTGAAACTACTGTTTCCACTGAGGAAGCTACTGAGGGTGATTCTACCCTAACTGACCTAGAGAGACAACTGGCAGAAGGTGGTGATGAAACGGATTCACTTTCCTCTGAGGTTTCTCCATTGTTCTCTTTATTGAAAGCCAATTATGGTTTGGTATACGAAGTAAAAGATACCATGGCCATCAACAAGATTTTCAAGAGAGAAGATATCCAGTCTATCATTCCTAGGACTTTGACCTTTATGTGGTCTGTGAAGCCTAGAGAGGCAGATGGTCTTGATCTATTGGAGCTTCACGCTATCGAAACACCTAGAGGGACTGAACAGGCTCCTTTGGAAGGTGATGTGATCACTGATGCCAGCCAGACTTTGGATGAGTCTTCCAATCCTGCTGTCAGCATGAGTATGAATGCTGAAGGTGCCAGGAAATGGAGAAAAATGACTGCCGAAAATATCGGTAGAAGGATTGCGGTTGTTCTTGACAACTATGTATATACTGCGCCAAATATCCAAGGTGAGATTCCTAATGGACAGTCTAGTATCACTGGTAACTTTACCATTGAAGAAGCCAAGGATTTGGCGAATATCTTGAAGTCAGGTACTTTGCCTGCACCTACCAAGATCGTAGAAGAGGCCATCATCGGTCCAACATTGGGTAAAGAAGCCCAAGCACAAGGTATCAATTCCATCATTGCCGGTTTGGCCATTGTGGTGTTGTTTATGATCGCTTACTATGCTAAGGGTGGTTTCATCGCTACTGCAGCATTGGTGTTCAACATCTTCTTTATCTTGGGTATCTTGGCTCAGCTTGGTGCGGCATTGACCCTTCCAGGTATCGCAGGTATCGTATTGACGATCGGTATGTCCATTGATGCCAATGTATTGATCTTTGAAAGGATCAAAGAAGAATTGGCCGCAGGATCTGGATTATTACAGGCGATCAGCAGTGGTTATAATAAGGCCTTCAGTGCGATTCTTGATTCTAACGTAACTACTTTCTTGACCGGTGCTATCCTTTATGCATTGGGCCAAGGTCCTGTGAAAGGCTTTGCGATCGTATTGATGATCGGTATTGCTTCTTCATTCTTCTCTGCCGTGTTTATCACCAGGGTGATCGTTTACTGGTTGAGCAAGAAAGGTGACCAAAGCAAGATTTCCTTTGCTACGCCATTCTCCAAAAACTTGTTCAGTGATCTTAATATTGACTTCCTAAGTAAGCGAAAAGTTGCCTATTTGGTTTCTTCAGCCATTATCGTAGTAGGTTTGGCATTAGCGGCTATCAATGGACTTAAATTTGGTGTAGACTTTACCGGTGGACGTTCTTATGTGGTAGAGTTTAACCAGCCAATTGTTCCTTCGGAACTTAAAGTGGGCTTGGACAAGCAATTTGACGGTTCGGTAGAAGCCAAGACCTACGGAGCGAATAATGTCATCAAAGTAACGACTTCCTACCTGATCAATGATGATTCTGATGAGGCCAACAGTGAAGTAGAAAATAAAGTGATTGAAGGTATTGCGAGCATTACCGGCTTGAAGTATATAGAGGATGCCAGCCAGTTGGACGATAGTTCTTTTGCGATCGCAGGTTCTTCGAAGGTGGGGGCAACCGTGGCTGATGATATCAAAAACTCTTCCATGGAAGCGATGTTCTTTGCCTTGGTGGCGATCTTCCTTTATATCCTATTGAGATTCCGCAAGTGGCAGTATTCGTTGGCTTCTATCATTGCCTTGGTACACGATACCTTGTTTGTGGTGGCGGCTTTTGCGATTGCCAGTGTTTTTGGAGCTTCATTTGAAATAGACCAAGTGTTTATTGCAGCGGTATTGACCGTGATTGGTTATTCCATTAATGATACGGTGATTGTATTTGACCGTATCAGGGAGAATATTGCCAATAGAGGTACTTCAAAGCTGGTAAGGATGTTCAATGAGGCCATCAATCAGACCATGTCCAGGACCTTGATTACTTCAGCGACTACCTTGATTGTAGTGATTGTCCTATTGATCTTTGGTGGTGAGGTATTGAGAGGCTTCTCTTTTGCCTTATTTATCGGGGTATTGGTCGGTACCTATTCCTCTATTTATATCGCTTCTCCAATTGTGGTGGATTTGATGAAAAAGGAACTTGAGCAAGAAAAAGAAGAAGCTAAGAAATTGGCTTAA
- a CDS encoding sensor histidine kinase encodes MSSDPAQFIFLITAGVLITLVMCSFIVVLVLFHRQQQFRNKQKMDQLKAEYEKTILGVEKEIQEQTLSFIGQELHDNLGQLLSLTKLTLSQPDPENFSEGKRLINKAIQEVRSLSKRLNLDWVKEVQIQDFIAGELEKIEKSGFCKTQLVSQVNGLSLEQDTKLVLIRVVQECLNNIIKHAEPQTISINLLKLGNDFSLQIVDDGKGFNTEDKSKGMGMHNLKSRIETIGGELDIHSEIGEGTAIKLRVPA; translated from the coding sequence ATGTCTTCAGATCCAGCGCAATTTATTTTCTTGATTACAGCCGGTGTGTTGATCACATTGGTTATGTGTAGTTTTATTGTAGTGTTGGTTCTGTTTCACCGGCAACAGCAGTTCCGTAATAAGCAAAAAATGGATCAGCTAAAGGCAGAATATGAGAAGACCATCTTGGGGGTGGAAAAGGAGATACAGGAACAGACCCTTTCTTTTATTGGGCAGGAACTACATGATAACCTTGGGCAGTTGCTTTCGCTTACCAAGCTGACCCTTAGCCAGCCAGATCCTGAGAACTTCTCTGAGGGAAAGCGGCTGATCAACAAAGCTATCCAAGAGGTGCGTTCCCTGTCCAAAAGGTTGAACCTTGACTGGGTGAAGGAAGTACAAATCCAAGATTTTATCGCCGGGGAGCTGGAGAAGATAGAAAAATCTGGTTTCTGTAAAACCCAGTTGGTAAGCCAAGTCAACGGGCTAAGCCTGGAACAGGATACCAAGCTGGTCCTGATCCGTGTGGTGCAGGAATGTCTCAATAATATTATCAAGCATGCCGAGCCCCAAACCATTTCCATTAATCTATTAAAGTTGGGAAATGACTTTTCCCTACAGATAGTGGATGATGGAAAGGGATTTAATACCGAGGATAAGTCCAAGGGCATGGGCATGCACAATCTGAAATCCAGGATTGAAACAATTGGGGGGGAGCTGGATATCCATTCAGAGATAGGAGAAGGAACTGCCATAAAGTTGAGGGTTCCTGCATAA
- a CDS encoding response regulator transcription factor, with amino-acid sequence MIRLVLADDHKMFAKGIANLLEKEEDMEILSIFSNGKDLVEFVKNNEVDVVLTDMNMPGMDGLAVLQHLNKQKIKVKMIVLSMYDDEDIFKKCQKQGVDAYVLKDADPDELVYTIREVFEGQHRMHFERVLKQVDEDQYFDVYKQKFKLSRRELQILKLIKEGHSNHAIADELFLSVYTVETHRKNIHHKLRVNNSVELMRKAIEMNL; translated from the coding sequence ATGATCCGCCTCGTACTTGCCGATGACCATAAGATGTTTGCCAAAGGCATTGCTAACTTATTGGAAAAAGAAGAAGATATGGAAATTCTGTCCATTTTTTCAAATGGTAAGGATTTGGTAGAGTTTGTCAAGAATAATGAGGTGGATGTGGTGTTGACGGATATGAATATGCCTGGCATGGATGGCTTGGCCGTATTGCAGCATCTTAACAAGCAAAAGATCAAAGTCAAAATGATCGTGCTGTCCATGTATGATGATGAGGATATTTTTAAAAAATGCCAAAAGCAGGGAGTGGATGCCTATGTGCTGAAGGATGCGGATCCAGATGAGTTGGTTTATACTATTAGGGAGGTTTTTGAGGGACAGCACAGGATGCATTTCGAGCGGGTGCTCAAGCAGGTGGATGAAGATCAATATTTTGATGTCTATAAGCAGAAGTTTAAATTGTCCCGCAGGGAACTACAGATACTTAAGTTGATTAAGGAGGGGCATAGTAATCATGCCATTGCCGATGAGTTGTTCTTGAGTGTTTATACCGTGGAAACCCACAGAAAGAATATCCATCATAAATTGCGCGTTAACAATAGCGTTGAGCTAATGCGTAAGGCCATTGAAATGAATTTATAA
- a CDS encoding oxidoreductase — MTRTIKTGLVGFGKVAETMHAPLIQQEPLLELTAVVERHQEKSKEDYPQVTVYKSLEAMLEQSDVELVVICTPNEWHFPQAKAALEAGKHLVVDKPITVSSSEAEALVKLANEKGLVLTAYQNRRLDGDFQTIQKLLNEKVLGNIVHFESHFDRFRPEPNDNWREKEVPGSGILYDLGAHLIDQALILFGQPKWVYAEILKQREGVDADDFFDITMMYAHTKVRLTASILMNAKLPKFLVLGDKGSYSKFGLDVQEAALKTGIIPGGDGWGEEPESGWGEVFLAHESYPYPTLKGDYPAYYKNIAQVLNGKEALLVQPQEAVQTLKIIEAAQQSHAEGRRVYV, encoded by the coding sequence ATGACTAGAACCATAAAAACCGGGCTAGTAGGTTTTGGGAAGGTAGCAGAAACCATGCATGCCCCATTGATCCAACAGGAACCCTTGCTGGAGCTAACAGCTGTGGTAGAAAGGCACCAAGAAAAGTCCAAGGAAGATTATCCCCAAGTGACTGTTTATAAGAGCTTGGAAGCAATGCTTGAACAGTCGGATGTGGAATTGGTCGTGATATGTACTCCTAATGAATGGCATTTTCCCCAGGCAAAAGCAGCTTTGGAAGCTGGCAAGCATTTGGTCGTGGATAAGCCGATCACAGTGAGTTCCTCTGAGGCTGAAGCACTGGTAAAACTGGCCAATGAAAAGGGGCTTGTTCTCACTGCCTATCAGAACAGGCGTTTGGATGGGGATTTTCAAACCATCCAAAAACTCCTCAATGAAAAGGTGCTGGGAAATATTGTTCATTTCGAATCCCATTTTGATCGGTTTAGGCCTGAGCCCAATGATAACTGGAGGGAAAAAGAAGTTCCTGGAAGCGGGATATTATATGATTTGGGTGCTCACCTGATAGATCAGGCATTGATTCTTTTTGGGCAGCCTAAATGGGTTTATGCGGAGATCCTCAAACAACGTGAGGGAGTGGATGCTGATGACTTTTTCGATATCACCATGATGTATGCGCACACCAAGGTGAGGTTGACTGCCAGTATCTTGATGAATGCCAAATTGCCCAAGTTCCTCGTCTTGGGAGATAAAGGGTCTTATAGCAAGTTTGGTTTGGATGTACAGGAAGCAGCCTTGAAAACAGGGATAATACCTGGTGGCGATGGCTGGGGAGAAGAACCAGAATCAGGTTGGGGAGAGGTGTTTTTGGCCCATGAAAGCTATCCCTATCCCACCTTGAAAGGAGATTATCCAGCTTATTATAAAAACATTGCCCAGGTATTGAATGGCAAGGAGGCCTTATTGGTTCAGCCACAGGAAGCGGTACAAACCTTAAAGATTATAGAAGCTGCCCAGCAAAGCCATGCAGAGGGCAGAAGGGTTTATGTGTAG